AATCAATAACCAATGGTCTGATTGGTTTGACTACTAGTCCAGTTATTAAAATACTATACGTGACACTCTAGGATTGTACCACTTCGTCacttgaaatattatataaatattttaaaattcaaatgatgATGTGACACAATCTCGGAATGCCACATTatcaaactttaataattttcaagtttaggacCGAAATATATCTAGATGTCAAGTTCGAATACAAAAATGAATCACAAAAAGTATAAGACCAAAATAGATCTAGTTGCCAAATTCAAGccccaaattttaattatctttacttTAAGGGTAACTTACACTCGAGGTAACTAAACTATCAGTAAATTTACGTTTTGAtaacttaactttaaaaagttacaaaatggtcgctcaactatttgaaaatttccatttaagtcattgggatATTAAAATCACTGTTGTATGGCATTCTCCATTCACACTGTTTGCATCAATCAaaaatttttcttcatttctcttttacggttcatttttttcattaaaaagtaaatttgaacGTTACGAATCTactaacaaaaattcaaacaactttctttttcaatatcCAAAATTGACCGTTAGATTAACTTGGATCTAAGGCATGTTTTCCTACTCGTTGTTGGGACTTGGATCTAAGGCATGTTTTCCTACTCGTTGTTGGGTATTGATCCGCCATATTAGTTGTTGAATCGTCACTTGGAGCTcgctaattaaatttaaaaaaaaaactaatttttttaatagttcagTGACTAAAGTAAAAAACTTCgaataattaaatattcttttgtaactttttgaaattgtatgatcaaaacataaacataccaatagtttagtgaccttaaGTGGAATTTACCTTATTTTAAACGCAAAAATattacctaataaaataaaaaatataagaataaaaacgcaaaatttcaaaatttcacacGTGTGAAAGACTTGGTTGGATAGTAAGGTTACGTATATCCATTAGACCAACAATCAACACACCTCTTTACcttctctcaaaattttaaaaggaaaaaaaataaaaaaaaggaaaaaaggaaaatgagatttcatttcTCTCCAAAGACACCGCTCTTCTCACTCTCTTCTTCCTCTATCACTTCCCTTTGCCTCCGTCCTTTCCTTCCTTCTGCCACTAAATCCCCTTTTTACCCTTCCCTCGCATGCCACGTGTCCACCGGCGGCAACCTTCGCATGGACTCGACTTCACCGGATCCCTCCTCTTCCTCCTCCGTCTCCGTTGACTCCGTCGCCGACGGTTTGAAAAACCAAAGCTTAAGAGAACATGATatcagtaataataataatatgaacaatgaaaataagaagaatAATGGTAAATTGAGCCTTGAAGATCTTAATTGGGACCATTCATTCGTTAGAGAACTGCCTGGTGACCCTATAAGCGATTCAATTCCACGTCAGGTTTGAtttctactattttattttttcatgtttttagttttatgcttcttatttttttctcggttgaattgaaatttgttgAAAGtgttatgtatttattttttttgtgattctgttagtttttcttttgcctaaactgttttattatttcaaactGCAATTTTTTAGTTAACTAGCGAGGAATATCAACGTTTcgtattagatttttatttttattttttctaagttttatGGTGATTTTGTAGGTTTTCCATGCATGTTATACAAAAGTTTTGCCGTCAGCTGAAGTAGAGAATCCTAAGCTTGTTGCCTGGTCAGATTCAGTGGCTGATTTGCTTGATTTGGATCCCAAAGAGTAAGTATTGCTTTACATTGGATTTCAAAACATAGCAGCGAATGAAGGATGAATGGTGATGGGCATCAGGGAAATCTGTATTCCGTATTTAGACCCTAGAAGTAAGTTCAACcagttttaaattaaagaaaaatgaagctGAAACGAAGAGATATTTTCTCGGGCATGCCTTTCTACtcattaaaccctaaaaacaagCGCTAGGGTCTAAATTACTTCTAGCCTCATCAAATGGGCATCAAATTTTGGCTCTTGAAGCGATAACAGTGTCTGGCACTGCCTTTGCTCCCAGGGGCACGCCATGACTACACTGAACTTGCATGTGGGAACTTGGGTTGTATTTCATATCTGTTTATCATTGAAACTGCTAGATgtagtatttaaaaaaaaataaaaaattccctTGGAATGttcaaatttcaacatttgTATGAAATAATTGATGAAGGGGAAGGGAGGGGGAGACCGGGGATAAATTTGCAAAGCTAACAGTGATCATGTGCCAATGATTTATGGAGATGTCATGCTATTTCTATATGTGTCtggtattttgatatttttctgtACAAACATTGAAgttcatgttttgtttttaaagctTGTTTTGTGTTTGAAATGGCTTCTTATTTTGTGCTATCTGTGTCATCATCTCTAATTTTCTGATAATAGAATTTGAAAGTGAGATGGATTAATTGCCATATATAGGATACATAATCCTATAGAAGGATTAGATTGGAAACGCCTTATGAATAGGATTATTTTGAATAAGTTTAGGGCATCTTGTCATGTATGCATGGAAATAAGATAAACTATGATCATTCACTCATCAGCTTTGCATTGTAAGACCTAATATATTATCCTATCAAGAAAATTCTCTGTAGGATTAATTCAATGCACATAATCTTGAGAAATTTATCTTTCATGCCTTGGTTTTGATTGTTATTTACTTCCTTTTTATGTATTCCCGCATTGCATCATGTTATCCATGGGATTAACCGTACAGCTCTTTATCGGTGTTGCAGATTTGAAAGACCAGATTTTCCCTTAAATTTTCTGGGGCCTCTCCCTTGGCAGGAGCGTAAGTATTTGTCTTCTGTTCTTTTTACAAATTACTTTCTGCTACTTCCTTAGTCACTCTCCATTTGGTCCTCTTTGATATTTCCTATGACAGGGTGCCATATGCTCAATGTTATGGAGGACATCAGTTTGGCACATGGGCTGGTCAACTGGGTGACGGCCGTGCCATTACTCTTGGGGAGATAATGAATTCGAAATTAGAAAGGTGGGAACTGCAGCTTAAAGGAGCTGGGAAGACGCCATACAGTCGATTTGCGGATGGGCTTGCAGTTTTACGGAGTAGCATCCGTGAATATCTTTGCAGTGAAGCAATGCATTTTCTAGGAATTCCAACTACTCGCGCTCTTTGTCTTGTGACTACAGGAAAATTTGTAACTCGGGACATGTTTTATGAGTATGTTCattggattttgttttttattaagaTAACCACGGGCTGACAAGACATTTCTTGCATACAATGTATAACTATGTAGGGTGTATTTTCAATTATAActctttacattttttactGCAGTGGCAATCCAAAGGATGAGCCTGGTGCAGTTGTTTGCAGAGTTTCCCAGTCCTTTCTGCGGTTTGGTTCATTCCAAATACATGCTTCAAGGGGAGGAGAGGACCTTGGTATTGTACGTTCGTTGGCAGACTATGCCATCAGACATCATTTCCCTCACATTGAGAACATGAGCAAAAGTGAGAGCTTGTCTTTTAGCACTGGTGACAATGATCAATCAGTTGTGGATTTGACTTCAAACAAGTATGCAGGTAAACATTAAGATTCGTTCCCACACGTTGTATGAAGTGTAAACGTCAAGAACAAAGTGAAAGTTGTACTAGTAAAATTTGGATAGGTAAAATATCTAGCGGCCCTGAGAACTTGATTTCCTATTGCTTTTGGCTTTAAACCCTTTTACATTCAAAAGCTGTAGGATATTCTGATTCTTCCCTAAGTTAACATAGAACATATGACTGACTTAACATACTGAGTAAAGGCCTGGTTTCTTGTATGGTGCTGACTTGTGCATCTAGGCCAATGGCGTGTCCACTCCTTTAACTAGTGTCACGATTTGTGCAAGTGATTGAGACAGGATAGCTTCACTCTTTGCTTCTGGGTCACTGTGAAGCactttgttaaaaaaaattgtcacTTCTGATCCATGGAGcataaattttggtttgaaaGCCGAAACCAGATGAGAATTGTCTTGCATTAGGTAAACTAATCCACGTAGGTACATAGAGAATTGAATTTGACTGTGTTGTGGAAGACATGAGTGCTTTCTTGCTCCTCCGCTGTGCAATTTTTTGGTGTCCTTTTTGGGGGTGAAGGAAGACAATTAGTCAAGTCTTGCGTATGCCTTTTGCACATATTGGTAACGATTCTAATATTTACTACTCTTGTTTATGTACAGCATGGACAGTGGAGATTGCTGAGCGTACTGCCTCTTTGGTTGCTAGATGGCAGGGAGTTGGCTTTACTCATGGTGTGCTGAACACGGACAACATGAGTATTTTAGGTCTCACCATTGATTATGGTCCTTTTGGATTTTTGGATGCTTTTGATCCGAGTTACACACCAAATGTTACAGATCTTCCTGGGAGAAGATACTGTTTTGCAAATCAGCCTGATATTGGCTTATGGAATATTGCACAATTTGCCTCAACTTTGATGACTGCCAACTTGATAAGTGATCAAGAAGCAAATTATGCTATGGAAAGGTATGTCTGGTTTGTGTTCTCTTTCTTTGCAATAAAACTAAAGTATTCCATTGTAGACAATCAAATAAGTTGTCCTGCTATACAGGTATGGGGCAAAATTTATGGACGATTATCAAGCAATACTGAGCCAAAAGCTTGGCctccaaaaatacaataaacaGCTTGTCAATAAACTTCTTAGTAATTTGGCTGTTGATAAAGTGGATTACACGAACTTCTTTCGAGCACTTTCCAATATCAAAGCAGATCCTAGCGTTCCAGGTGATGAGTTATTGGTGCCACTGAAAGCTGTTCTGCTAGACATTGGCAAGGAACGCAAGGAGGCGTGGACTAGTTGGGTACAATCCTACATTCAAGAGGTACAATTGGGTTTTTCCTCATATGAATATGCACATAGATATTAAGGTAAAGGTATCATGGAGGCCCTGTATTAGAAATTggatttctattgttaaaatttttcattaatttttgttgttaaattgATTCGTGTATATCAGCATAAGGTACACGCGACACGTCATGTGTTCCTGTCTGGTTATTCGGTCAACCATGTaagtttttaacaatacaaattgatgtaatttttaatagaaagaaccaatttgctctttgatttgatgtacaatgactaatttgtcctttttttaataaagggAGGCAAAATATAATATGGCTTCTAGAGGgcttccatggtacttttacctccATATTAATCATAGCCGAAATCTCACAAactcgtttttttttttactgcaGCTTGTTGCGAGCGGCATCTCAGATGAGGAGAGGAAAGCTTCAATGAACTCAGTTAACCCTAAATATGTTCTCAGGAACTACTTATGTCAGAGCGCCATCGATGCAGCTGAAATGGGCGACTTCGAAGAAGTCCGAAGGCTCCTTAAAGTAATGGAGCGACCATATGATGAACAACCGAGAATGGAAAAATATGCTCGTTTGCCTCCAGCATGGGCTTATCGGCCTGGTGTGTGTATGCTATCCTGTTCGTCATGAGTTTATCACTTAAGGTACGTTATACAAAAATCACaaataccaaaaaagaaaaaaatgattgtACCTTCGTATATAATAGTGGAAAAGATTTTTGTTTCCCTTTTCCTCTCCTATATCATAAATTTTAGTAGTGCTTGTATACCCTTTTAGGCTTTTATGTTGTATGCTTGTTTATGCTTTGACCATGCCATTATTTCTGATACCTATATAGCCCATTTGTTGTATGTATAACAACAGAAGCAAggattaaatttagaatttaactCTTAATCTTACctagtgtttttttattttttatttaatgtctagAATTACCTATAAATCCTCCTCaattcataaataggaggattaAACTTGTTTGAGCGTGATCAAACTCATATCCTTCTACGCTAGCAACAATGCTGATGCTAGTCGAGCTAAGACTTAATCGGCAATCTTACTAGTGTAGTAAGCATCAAATTTATGCTGCTTTTGAGTTTATGTGATTTTTTAAGGTGTTTGATATGTGTGTCCGATGTATATCCGGAGATGCATAATTGCATACGTAGATGTGATCTTAatacataaaaacataaaaaagatgGATATGCttattggatatatatatatatatatatgtaagtatgtatgtatgtatgtaatgTATCCGGTATTCATATATGAAATTCAATGAAGAGGTGGCCCAAATTAGATTAGAAGATGATGAGTGATGGTGTTGCAATAGACTGGTTCAAGGGTAAAGGGTAgggttatatattcaaatatgaaGGATCATTCagaatttagaattttagagggcttaaaaaaatattgagtttggaaaaaaaatttagatttgtttaaaataaggTCGAGGTCAACATTTGAAGTGCTTGATTTAGGTCGGtcatatttattttcaacttgttttagtattatttattcATCTGGATGAAAACGGAAATGACCCCGACCCAAACGTCCTTATTGGCAATTCTCTGCATCATCATCACCTATTTGGTTTAAAgaatttgtttttaatgttcttttttataatttttttggttaaagaatttatttttaatggttctttttatatttttagaatttatatagaatttagaaagtaagtaaatattaTGGT
The Gossypium raimondii isolate GPD5lz chromosome 8, ASM2569854v1, whole genome shotgun sequence DNA segment above includes these coding regions:
- the LOC105790108 gene encoding LOW QUALITY PROTEIN: uncharacterized protein LOC105790108 (The sequence of the model RefSeq protein was modified relative to this genomic sequence to represent the inferred CDS: inserted 1 base in 1 codon) yields the protein MRFHFSPKTPLFSLSSSSITSLCLRPFLPSATKSPFYPSLACHVSTGGNLRMDSTSPDPSSSSSVSVDSVADGLKNQSLREHDISNNNNMNNENKKNNGKLSLEDLNWDHSFVRELPGDPISDSIPRQVFHACYTKVLPSAEVENPKLVAWSDSVADLLDLDPKEFERPDFPLXFSGASPLAGAVPYAQCYGGHQFGTWAGQLGDGRAITLGEIMNSKLERWELQLKGAGKTPYSRFADGLAVLRSSIREYLCSEAMHFLGIPTTRALCLVTTGKFVTRDMFYDGNPKDEPGAVVCRVSQSFLRFGSFQIHASRGGEDLGIVRSLADYAIRHHFPHIENMSKSESLSFSTGDNDQSVVDLTSNKYAAWTVEIAERTASLVARWQGVGFTHGVLNTDNMSILGLTIDYGPFGFLDAFDPSYTPNVTDLPGRRYCFANQPDIGLWNIAQFASTLMTANLISDQEANYAMERYGAKFMDDYQAILSQKLGLQKYNKQLVNKLLSNLAVDKVDYTNFFRALSNIKADPSVPGDELLVPLKAVLLDIGKERKEAWTSWVQSYIQELVASGISDEERKASMNSVNPKYVLRNYLCQSAIDAAEMGDFEEVRRLLKVMERPYDEQPRMEKYARLPPAWAYRPGVCMLSCSS